In a single window of the Sulfurimonas crateris genome:
- a CDS encoding Mrp/NBP35 family ATP-binding protein has product MTKDIVNSALSKVLYPGFTKDIVTFGFVNSIEINGADVSFNVEITSSAPEVAQQIIDDATAELKAVGAANVTVNIKAPKMPEAPKPKSKNIAPQIKNFLMVSSGKGGVGKSTTSVNIAIALAQQGKKVGLLDADIYGPNIPRMLGVSDIKPEITGNKVLPIKAYGIEMMSMGSLMEDGQSLIWRGAMIMKAIEQFLRDILWSDLDVLVIDMPPGTGDAQLTLAQSVPVTAGLTVTTPQAVSLDDSRRSLDMFKKLNIPIAGIIENMSGFIAPDTGVEYDIFGKGTSQPMADEFDTKIIAEIPIEPSIRTGGDEGKPITFVNPTSESAKRYMAAAESIWATIEEVNSKGGASNESVQPTTPPGVSACSTK; this is encoded by the coding sequence ATGACTAAAGATATTGTAAATTCAGCACTGTCAAAAGTTCTGTATCCGGGTTTTACAAAGGATATAGTAACTTTTGGTTTTGTAAATAGTATAGAGATCAACGGAGCCGATGTAAGCTTTAATGTAGAGATAACATCAAGCGCTCCTGAAGTAGCACAGCAGATAATTGATGATGCAACAGCAGAGCTAAAAGCTGTGGGTGCTGCTAATGTAACGGTAAATATAAAAGCTCCAAAAATGCCTGAAGCTCCAAAACCAAAGAGCAAGAACATAGCTCCTCAAATAAAAAACTTTTTAATGGTAAGCTCGGGTAAAGGCGGAGTAGGAAAATCTACTACGTCGGTAAATATCGCTATTGCACTTGCTCAGCAGGGTAAAAAAGTGGGACTTTTGGATGCAGATATATATGGTCCAAATATTCCGCGTATGTTGGGCGTTTCAGATATTAAACCTGAGATTACGGGGAATAAAGTTCTTCCGATAAAAGCTTACGGTATAGAGATGATGTCTATGGGTTCTCTTATGGAAGATGGACAGTCGCTTATTTGGCGCGGTGCTATGATAATGAAAGCAATTGAGCAGTTCTTAAGAGATATTCTTTGGAGTGATCTGGATGTTTTAGTTATAGATATGCCTCCGGGAACAGGTGATGCACAACTTACATTGGCTCAAAGTGTACCGGTTACTGCAGGTTTAACGGTTACTACTCCTCAAGCGGTATCTCTTGATGACTCTCGTCGTTCACTAGATATGTTTAAGAAGCTAAATATTCCAATCGCTGGAATAATTGAGAATATGAGCGGCTTTATCGCTCCAGATACTGGTGTAGAGTATGATATATTTGGAAAAGGAACATCACAGCCAATGGCGGATGAGTTTGATACCAAAATAATTGCCGAGATCCCAATTGAGCCTAGCATTAGAACTGGCGGAGATGAAGGAAAACCGATAACATTCGTAAACCCTACAAGCGAGAGTGCAAAACGCTATATGGCCGCTGCTGAATCTATCTGGGCAACAATTGAAGAGGTAAATTCAAAAGGCGGAGCAAGCAATGAGTCTGTTCAGCCGACGACTCCTCCGGGTGTAAGTGCTTGCAGCACCAAGTAA
- a CDS encoding GGDEF domain-containing protein: MKTKSRLLVIVTFMLLGLTAATIINISLNFRDYSINSAVEKSQLAANIVKDGLTAHMVNDMMDKRQYFLDKIATSNNIKSLWIARGENVIQQYGEGLSNEAIRDEIDKEVLRTGESVQKITENTKATTLRVTIPYKASTPMDNTNCMSCHNVERGDTLGVISMEFDISDMRSSGMLTILKILGINLLFIVVVLLLINYYVTPYLNLFSNLQSGIKKAYSGDFSHNFVSKVGGDARSVVDQMNSLFRKMQETFGDIKYNLATFIPQGCVSSSDPLYEAKTIISELSDIYKFKKTIELDGSKDEVYTRIIDILKLKYQVGHFAFYEVNNVTSERKLIYSTEEDDAICFEKTNKNAMECRAHRTDSVTISTEFPNLCQACVALNIDYVCIPFNINHDISLTVSMTSEDRDEVEKMKKNISSIKHYLEAAKPVIESQILMEKLRDTSLRDGMTGLYNRRFLEEIIDKIMSHANRHNETYAVMMLDVDFFKMVNDTYGHDIGDKVIVALAKVLKNSIREADLAIRYGGEEFVVLLSNATDEGVMQVATKIHSAFGALSFDVGTSETLKKTLSIGIAKFPTDGDTIWKCIKYADTALYEAKNTGRNKIVEFKPEMFQGEDF, encoded by the coding sequence ATGAAAACGAAATCCAGACTTTTAGTTATAGTTACGTTTATGCTGCTAGGGCTTACCGCCGCGACGATTATCAATATATCACTTAATTTTAGAGACTACAGCATAAACAGTGCTGTTGAGAAATCACAACTTGCTGCAAACATAGTAAAAGATGGGCTTACTGCCCACATGGTAAATGATATGATGGATAAAAGACAGTACTTTCTGGATAAGATCGCTACTAGTAACAATATCAAATCTCTATGGATTGCAAGAGGGGAGAATGTTATCCAGCAATACGGAGAGGGTCTAAGCAATGAAGCTATCAGGGATGAGATAGATAAAGAGGTACTGCGAACAGGAGAGAGCGTACAAAAGATCACCGAAAACACAAAAGCCACAACTCTAAGAGTCACTATTCCCTATAAAGCTTCGACACCTATGGACAATACGAACTGTATGTCGTGCCACAACGTTGAGAGAGGCGATACTCTTGGCGTTATCAGCATGGAGTTTGATATCAGTGACATGAGAAGCAGCGGAATGCTTACTATTCTTAAGATATTAGGAATAAATCTGCTCTTTATAGTGGTAGTTCTTTTATTGATAAACTACTATGTAACCCCGTATCTAAATCTTTTCTCAAACCTGCAAAGCGGTATTAAAAAAGCGTACAGCGGAGATTTTTCGCACAATTTTGTCTCAAAAGTAGGAGGAGATGCCAGAAGCGTTGTAGATCAGATGAATTCGCTCTTTAGAAAGATGCAGGAGACTTTTGGCGATATAAAATACAACCTTGCAACATTTATACCGCAGGGGTGTGTCTCATCAAGCGACCCTCTTTATGAGGCAAAAACTATTATCAGCGAACTCTCAGATATCTATAAATTTAAAAAGACGATCGAGCTTGACGGTTCTAAAGATGAAGTATATACAAGGATCATCGATATTTTAAAACTCAAATATCAAGTCGGGCACTTTGCATTTTACGAAGTAAACAACGTAACTTCAGAGAGAAAACTTATATATAGCACAGAAGAAGACGATGCTATCTGTTTTGAAAAGACCAACAAGAACGCAATGGAATGTAGAGCCCACAGAACAGATAGCGTAACAATTTCAACAGAGTTTCCAAATCTTTGTCAAGCTTGTGTTGCACTTAATATAGATTATGTCTGTATCCCCTTTAATATAAATCACGATATATCTTTGACGGTCTCCATGACATCCGAGGATAGAGACGAAGTTGAGAAGATGAAGAAAAACATCTCAAGTATCAAACACTACCTAGAAGCTGCTAAACCGGTTATAGAGAGTCAGATACTTATGGAGAAACTAAGAGACACTTCTCTTAGAGACGGTATGACAGGTCTTTATAACAGAAGATTCCTTGAAGAGATCATTGACAAGATCATGAGCCATGCAAACAGACACAACGAAACTTATGCAGTTATGATGCTTGATGTCGACTTCTTTAAGATGGTAAATGACACTTACGGACACGATATAGGAGACAAAGTTATCGTCGCTCTTGCAAAGGTGCTTAAAAACAGTATTCGTGAAGCTGACTTGGCGATACGCTACGGAGGGGAGGAGTTCGTTGTTCTTCTGAGCAATGCTACGGATGAAGGAGTTATGCAAGTAGCTACAAAAATACACTCTGCTTTCGGTGCACTCTCTTTTGACGTCGGAACATCAGAGACACTTAAAAAGACGCTAAGTATCGGTATAGCAAAGTTCCCTACCGATGGAGATACCATCTGGAAATGTATCAAGTATGCTGATACAGCTCTGTATGAGGCTAAAAACACGGGAAGAAACAAGATCGTAGAGTTTAAACCTGAGATGTTCCAAGGAGAGGATTTTTAA
- the thiC gene encoding phosphomethylpyrimidine synthase ThiC: MRTSWVKERESDPVKTQMYYAKQGVITEEMEYVAKVEDLSPELVRSEIARGRMIIPANVNHTSLEPMAIGLAARCKINANIGSSAIASDVQGEVEKMQVSQHYKADTAMDLSTGGDLDEIRKAVIESSKIPIGTVPIYQILHDVGNKIEDLSIEVMLEVLERQAKQGVSYFTIHAGFLLETMPKIAKRKMGIVSRGGSLMAAWMMHYHRENPFYTAFDDILDICAKYDVSLSLGDSLRPGCLADASDDAQLGELKVLGELTLRAWEKNVQVMIEGPGHVPLNQIERNMKLQRELCHEAPFYILGPLVTDIAAGYDHISSAIGAAVGGWHGASMLCYVTPKEHLGLPNANDVREGIIAYKIAAHAADIARGRKGARDIDDEMSDARYSFNWEKQFELALDSERAREYHDETLPQDVFKEAEFCSMCGPKFCSYKITQNIMDNPEAIEQIAREAKEERLWELKKMN; the protein is encoded by the coding sequence ATGAGAACTTCATGGGTTAAAGAGCGCGAAAGCGACCCTGTTAAAACGCAGATGTACTACGCAAAACAGGGCGTAATAACCGAGGAGATGGAGTACGTAGCAAAAGTAGAAGATCTATCTCCTGAGTTAGTTAGAAGTGAAATTGCAAGAGGAAGGATGATAATTCCGGCAAATGTGAATCACACCTCTCTTGAGCCGATGGCAATCGGGCTTGCTGCAAGATGTAAGATCAACGCAAATATTGGCTCGTCTGCTATAGCATCCGATGTTCAGGGCGAAGTTGAGAAGATGCAGGTCTCTCAGCACTATAAGGCTGATACGGCGATGGACTTATCAACAGGCGGTGATTTAGATGAGATACGCAAGGCAGTGATCGAATCTTCAAAGATTCCGATAGGAACGGTGCCTATTTATCAGATCCTTCATGATGTAGGGAATAAGATAGAGGACTTAAGCATCGAGGTTATGCTTGAGGTTTTGGAGCGTCAGGCAAAACAGGGAGTGAGCTATTTTACGATTCACGCCGGTTTCTTGCTTGAGACTATGCCAAAGATCGCTAAAAGAAAGATGGGAATCGTCAGCCGCGGCGGAAGTTTGATGGCTGCATGGATGATGCACTATCATAGAGAAAATCCATTTTACACGGCATTTGACGATATTTTGGACATCTGTGCAAAGTATGATGTATCTCTCTCTCTTGGAGACTCTTTACGTCCTGGATGTTTGGCTGATGCAAGTGATGATGCGCAGCTTGGAGAGTTGAAAGTTCTGGGTGAGTTAACACTTCGTGCATGGGAGAAGAATGTTCAGGTCATGATCGAAGGTCCTGGTCACGTTCCTCTAAATCAGATCGAGCGTAATATGAAGCTTCAGCGCGAACTTTGCCATGAAGCTCCGTTTTACATACTTGGACCTTTGGTTACCGATATTGCTGCAGGATACGACCATATAAGTTCTGCGATCGGTGCGGCTGTCGGCGGATGGCACGGAGCTTCGATGCTCTGTTACGTAACACCAAAAGAGCATCTTGGGCTTCCAAATGCAAATGATGTCCGCGAGGGAATTATCGCTTATAAAATAGCGGCTCACGCGGCTGATATTGCAAGAGGGCGCAAAGGGGCTAGAGATATAGATGATGAGATGAGTGATGCAAGATATTCATTTAACTGGGAGAAGCAGTTTGAGCTGGCACTTGACAGCGAGCGCGCTCGTGAATATCATGATGAGACCCTCCCTCAAGATGTCTTTAAAGAGGCAGAGTTTTGTTCAATGTGTGGACCGAAATTCTGTTCGTACAAGATAACTCAAAACATAATGGATAACCCTGAAGCAATCGAGCAGATCGCGAGAGAAGCAAAGGAAGAGAGGCTCTGGGAGCTTAAAAAAATGAATTAA
- a CDS encoding phosphatidylglycerophosphatase A family protein, which translates to MNWFFITLGYSGLSPKAPGTVGTLVSLPLGMLILIYFDAQTLFLATLLISIIAIREINKYEEKSGIHDDKRIVIDELAGMWFALSVAPAISVSLSEVTDWQNGFLVQSMLSFLLFRYFDIAKPSIIGRLDREAKGGVGVMADDIIAGFVAGILSAVIWQGILQIQNLF; encoded by the coding sequence ATGAACTGGTTTTTTATCACATTAGGCTACAGCGGATTATCTCCAAAAGCTCCCGGAACTGTCGGAACACTCGTTTCACTTCCTCTTGGGATGTTGATTCTTATCTATTTTGACGCACAGACCCTGTTTTTGGCAACTCTTCTTATCTCTATAATTGCCATTCGTGAGATAAACAAGTATGAGGAAAAAAGCGGCATCCATGACGATAAGCGCATTGTTATAGATGAACTTGCTGGGATGTGGTTCGCACTTAGCGTCGCACCTGCCATAAGTGTAAGTTTGAGCGAAGTAACCGACTGGCAAAACGGATTTTTAGTTCAAAGTATGCTCTCATTTCTTCTCTTTAGATACTTTGATATTGCAAAACCTTCCATAATAGGCAGACTTGACCGTGAGGCAAAAGGCGGGGTCGGTGTTATGGCTGATGATATCATAGCCGGCTTTGTAGCAGGTATTTTGAGTGCTGTAATATGGCAGGGAATCTTACAGATTCAAAATCTGTTTTAG
- a CDS encoding sulfate adenylyltransferase: MTSSRKNKTLLIDKEAASALELLKDGLLSPVESLMNEEQSTSVLKTGLINGKSFPFPFLLAPAGKMNTEVLTSLKKGEEVTILFEKKPFATLIVDEVFHINPSERIKQIYGTDDISHPGVMATFKRIGSLAVSGEYTLLNESSNTNKQIIEDAKKLIDAKHTTALVMAANPLHRAHERLIRQTLENTDLLVIFLLKPYTESNLSYKIRKKALDFFINNFLTKNHVVVVPLENSYIFAGYNEIILDAIVAKNYGCNKLTIGRNHAGLGMFYDCNSNKSIIDKVIGIDIEITVASEYVYCDKCTTLVSKNTCPHGQHHQISYHSNSILELLELGILPPTILMRKEISAVILSKLHPNRFKNLEKLYYDVLPVEGLLEEHTENDFYLELMKLYQTTSLT, translated from the coding sequence ATGACATCGTCAAGAAAAAATAAAACCCTATTAATAGATAAAGAGGCGGCATCGGCACTGGAGCTGTTAAAGGATGGTCTGCTCTCTCCCGTTGAGTCATTGATGAACGAGGAGCAGAGTACAAGCGTCTTAAAAACAGGACTTATTAACGGAAAATCATTTCCTTTTCCTTTTCTGCTCGCACCTGCAGGAAAGATGAACACGGAAGTGCTCACCTCTCTTAAAAAAGGCGAAGAGGTAACCATACTTTTTGAAAAAAAACCATTTGCCACGCTGATAGTAGATGAAGTTTTTCATATTAATCCAAGCGAGAGAATAAAACAGATATACGGAACAGATGATATCTCTCACCCGGGTGTGATGGCGACATTTAAGAGAATCGGCTCTCTTGCGGTAAGCGGAGAATACACTCTTTTAAACGAATCAAGCAATACGAACAAACAGATAATAGAAGATGCAAAAAAACTCATTGATGCAAAACATACTACCGCTCTTGTAATGGCGGCTAACCCGCTTCACCGTGCCCATGAGAGGCTTATTCGCCAAACTCTTGAAAACACGGACTTGCTTGTTATATTTTTGCTAAAACCATATACAGAATCAAACCTCTCATACAAGATAAGAAAAAAAGCGCTTGATTTCTTTATTAATAACTTTCTGACAAAGAACCATGTCGTAGTCGTACCTCTGGAGAACAGCTATATTTTTGCAGGATACAATGAGATCATCCTAGATGCCATCGTCGCAAAAAATTACGGCTGTAATAAGCTGACAATAGGGCGAAACCACGCTGGACTCGGGATGTTCTACGACTGCAACTCAAATAAATCTATAATCGATAAAGTCATAGGTATTGATATCGAGATAACAGTTGCAAGCGAGTATGTATATTGTGACAAGTGTACGACGCTTGTAAGCAAAAACACATGCCCTCACGGTCAGCACCACCAGATCTCTTACCACTCGAACTCGATTCTTGAACTGCTGGAGCTTGGTATCTTGCCTCCGACTATTTTGATGAGAAAAGAGATCTCGGCAGTTATACTCTCAAAACTGCATCCAAACAGATTTAAAAATCTAGAGAAGCTCTACTACGACGTTCTTCCTGTAGAGGGTCTTTTAGAAGAGCATACGGAAAATGATTTTTACCTAGAGCTTATGAAGCTATACCAAACTACATCACTGACTTAA
- the glmS gene encoding glutamine--fructose-6-phosphate transaminase (isomerizing), producing the protein MCGIVGYLGKKNTKEILLDGLKELEYRGYDSAGIAVLQDEKFSNYKAVGKLVNLEEKTKDFKTDGFAVGIGHTRWATHGKPTELNAHPHLGEGSYVVHNGIIENYATLKKELQSSGVTFLSQTDTEVIVHQFEKNQKSAKNSFEAFSKTVSELHGAYAILLVTKSEPDTIFFAKHGSPMLIGVNEENEKYFASSDTPLIGHCQRVNYFEDGDYGYATSDEIAIFDKDGVQKEPKFSSLSQNKLLAQKDGYRFFMEKEIYEQSVVISDTLMGRLSDDEIIFDELDKTLFDGIKEIKLCACGTSYHAAMSASYLFERYSKIKTSLEIASEFRYRDPIMTKDTLFVVISQSGETADTLETLKMAKAAGLKTLVICNVDNSSMVRLADATILTRAGIEKGVASTKAFATQVTVFWMLSLYVAKLKNSLTQKEIASHISTLREIPSHVKVSDEMHERIKRLSKRYLHGHGFFFIGRDVFYPLALEGALKLKEISYLHAEGYPAGEMKHGPIALADPELFTIALLPKHLHYEKAKSNVEELSARDSTICAISQIAFERADDFIEISECDHYMLEFFEMMVVVQLLSLEISIRLGNDVDMPRNLAKSVTVE; encoded by the coding sequence ATGTGCGGAATTGTCGGTTATTTAGGTAAAAAAAATACAAAAGAGATTTTATTAGATGGACTTAAAGAGCTTGAGTACCGCGGGTATGACTCTGCAGGGATCGCGGTTTTGCAAGACGAAAAGTTCTCCAACTACAAAGCTGTCGGAAAACTTGTAAACTTAGAAGAAAAAACCAAAGATTTTAAAACAGATGGTTTTGCAGTAGGTATCGGGCATACAAGATGGGCGACACACGGAAAACCTACAGAACTAAACGCACATCCTCACTTAGGAGAGGGCTCTTACGTCGTACATAACGGCATCATAGAGAACTACGCAACTCTAAAAAAAGAGCTTCAATCAAGCGGTGTTACTTTTTTAAGCCAGACCGACACGGAAGTCATCGTGCATCAGTTCGAGAAAAACCAAAAGAGTGCAAAAAACAGTTTTGAAGCTTTTTCAAAAACCGTAAGTGAACTTCACGGAGCTTATGCAATTTTGCTTGTTACAAAGAGCGAACCTGATACCATCTTTTTTGCAAAACACGGCTCACCGATGCTTATCGGAGTAAATGAAGAGAACGAGAAGTATTTTGCATCTTCAGACACTCCGCTTATAGGGCATTGCCAGAGAGTCAACTACTTTGAAGACGGCGACTACGGCTACGCGACATCGGATGAAATAGCAATTTTTGACAAAGATGGAGTTCAAAAAGAGCCTAAATTTTCTTCTCTTTCACAAAATAAGCTCCTTGCTCAAAAAGATGGCTACAGATTTTTTATGGAAAAAGAGATCTATGAGCAGAGCGTCGTGATCTCCGATACTCTGATGGGAAGACTAAGCGATGATGAGATCATATTTGACGAACTGGACAAAACTCTATTTGATGGCATAAAAGAAATAAAACTCTGCGCATGCGGAACCTCATACCACGCGGCAATGAGCGCATCATACCTCTTTGAGAGATACTCTAAGATAAAGACATCCCTAGAGATCGCAAGCGAGTTTCGTTACAGAGACCCTATAATGACAAAAGATACTCTCTTTGTCGTCATCTCCCAAAGCGGCGAGACTGCCGATACGCTAGAGACATTGAAGATGGCAAAAGCAGCCGGACTTAAAACTCTGGTAATCTGTAATGTCGACAACTCTTCGATGGTAAGACTAGCCGATGCGACAATTTTAACAAGAGCGGGAATAGAAAAAGGGGTAGCTTCTACAAAAGCTTTTGCTACGCAGGTGACTGTTTTTTGGATGCTCTCTTTATATGTTGCAAAACTGAAAAACTCGCTTACACAAAAAGAGATCGCTTCACACATATCTACTCTTCGTGAGATTCCGTCGCATGTAAAAGTTAGCGATGAGATGCATGAGCGCATAAAAAGATTGTCAAAAAGATATCTTCACGGTCACGGCTTTTTCTTTATCGGCAGAGATGTTTTCTATCCTCTTGCGTTAGAGGGCGCTTTGAAGCTTAAAGAGATATCTTATCTTCATGCAGAGGGTTATCCTGCTGGAGAGATGAAACACGGTCCTATCGCACTTGCCGACCCTGAGCTCTTTACCATAGCACTGCTTCCTAAACATCTTCACTATGAAAAGGCAAAAAGTAACGTCGAGGAGCTGAGTGCAAGGGATTCTACTATCTGCGCTATTAGCCAGATAGCGTTTGAGAGAGCGGATGATTTTATTGAGATCTCTGAGTGCGATCACTATATGCTTGAGTTTTTTGAGATGATGGTCGTTGTGCAGCTACTATCTTTGGAGATATCTATAAGACTTGGCAATGACGTCGATATGCCTAGGAATTTAGCAAAAAGTGTAACGGTAGAATAA
- a CDS encoding response regulator encodes MKILIIENEVYLAQSIATKLSELGHICEMCTSTRDAIKSNNYDVVLLSTNINGQDFNPVIETFKKSIIILMVSYISNDTVSKPLSAGAKDYILKPFMIEELIRKINHYQDYEKLKKRNEAYDKYLTHSFSSMANEHNFDNIELPVFISSSYQKYADSFAFEYAKKKNLPLHFITLSDPKSMSEIEAINGNSLIYIIDLQTLKKSDRKALYSLLENKNAIISSTDKIEDYEYEVIEIKSENKIFDQGEILPIEDYVKFIVLNYQHKFPDTELSKKLGISRKSLWEKRKKYDIVKKK; translated from the coding sequence TTGAAGATACTAATAATAGAAAATGAAGTTTATTTGGCGCAAAGTATTGCCACAAAACTCAGCGAACTTGGTCACATATGCGAGATGTGTACATCAACAAGAGATGCGATAAAAAGCAATAATTATGATGTTGTCTTACTCTCAACCAATATAAACGGTCAGGATTTCAACCCTGTAATCGAGACTTTTAAAAAATCGATAATTATTTTAATGGTCTCATACATCAGCAACGATACAGTCTCGAAACCTCTCTCTGCAGGTGCAAAAGACTATATACTAAAACCGTTTATGATCGAAGAGCTTATCAGAAAGATAAACCACTATCAAGACTATGAGAAGCTTAAAAAAAGAAATGAGGCGTACGACAAATACCTGACTCACTCCTTCTCATCTATGGCTAACGAGCACAACTTCGACAATATAGAACTTCCAGTCTTTATCTCATCATCTTATCAGAAGTATGCGGACTCTTTTGCTTTTGAGTATGCAAAAAAGAAAAATCTTCCTCTTCATTTTATAACTCTAAGCGACCCAAAATCGATGAGTGAGATAGAGGCTATCAATGGAAACTCTCTTATATATATAATCGATCTTCAAACTCTTAAAAAAAGCGACAGAAAAGCTCTATACTCTCTTCTTGAAAATAAAAATGCAATAATCTCAAGCACTGACAAGATCGAAGATTACGAATATGAAGTAATAGAGATCAAGAGCGAAAACAAGATCTTTGACCAAGGAGAGATTCTTCCGATAGAAGATTACGTAAAATTTATCGTACTGAATTATCAGCATAAATTTCCCGATACGGAACTATCAAAAAAACTCGGCATAAGCCGCAAAAGTCTATGGGAAAAACGGAAGAAATATGACATCGTCAAGAAAAAATAA
- a CDS encoding bifunctional 2-C-methyl-D-erythritol 4-phosphate cytidylyltransferase/2-C-methyl-D-erythritol 2,4-cyclodiphosphate synthase, which yields MSDLTLILLAAGSSSRFELGVKKQWLRIANQPLWQFVAESYEKTAHFEKIIIASSKEDIEFMKLYSDFTFVEGGATRQGSLKNALKEVTSQYVLVSDIARACVSGDFLKRIISHKGKGECIVPYLSVTDTIVYDGKTIDRDRVKRVQTPQLSLTSALKSALLQEEEFTDESSAIVSNGGSREFILGEEDAHKITRIADLKELPCLVPPSDDTLSGTGFDVHAFDDKGDMFLGGVKIESNYGFKAHSDGDVAIHALIDALLGAAGMGDIGMMFPDNDDAYKGADSKKLLKVVVTKLHNFGFVIINVDVTVAAEKPRLGAYKTEMRKTLSSILGIEAQRVNIKATTTEKLGFIGRGEGVGVIANANLKYFDWTKI from the coding sequence TTGTCTGATTTGACGCTTATCTTACTTGCTGCAGGCAGTTCTTCGCGTTTTGAACTAGGTGTCAAAAAGCAGTGGCTTAGAATCGCAAACCAGCCTTTGTGGCAATTTGTAGCAGAAAGTTATGAAAAAACTGCTCACTTTGAAAAAATTATAATTGCTTCATCTAAGGAAGATATAGAGTTTATGAAACTCTACTCGGACTTTACGTTTGTAGAGGGTGGAGCAACCAGACAGGGATCTCTTAAAAACGCTCTAAAAGAGGTAACTTCACAGTATGTGCTTGTGAGCGATATTGCGCGCGCATGTGTTAGTGGCGACTTTCTTAAAAGGATAATCTCTCACAAAGGCAAGGGTGAGTGCATTGTTCCTTATCTTAGCGTTACAGACACCATTGTTTATGATGGCAAAACAATAGACAGAGATAGAGTAAAAAGGGTTCAGACCCCTCAACTCTCGCTTACTTCAGCTCTAAAATCGGCTCTTTTGCAAGAAGAGGAGTTTACGGATGAGAGCAGCGCCATAGTTTCAAACGGCGGCAGCAGAGAGTTTATTTTGGGTGAAGAGGATGCTCATAAGATTACGCGCATTGCTGATTTAAAAGAGCTTCCTTGCCTTGTGCCGCCATCAGATGATACTCTAAGCGGAACTGGATTTGACGTTCATGCCTTTGATGATAAGGGTGATATGTTTCTTGGCGGCGTAAAGATAGAGTCTAATTACGGCTTTAAAGCCCACAGTGACGGCGATGTGGCTATACATGCTCTTATTGACGCGCTTCTTGGAGCTGCCGGAATGGGCGACATCGGTATGATGTTTCCTGACAATGATGATGCTTACAAAGGTGCGGACTCAAAAAAGCTTTTAAAAGTCGTTGTTACAAAACTTCACAACTTTGGATTTGTTATAATTAACGTCGATGTTACCGTGGCAGCAGAGAAACCAAGACTCGGCGCTTACAAAACAGAGATGAGAAAAACATTAAGTAGCATCTTGGGCATTGAAGCACAAAGGGTAAATATCAAAGCAACAACGACTGAAAAACTTGGTTTCATAGGAAGAGGCGAAGGTGTCGGCGTAATAGCAAACGCAAATTTAAAATATTTTGATTGGACAAAGATTTGA